In the genome of Colletotrichum lupini chromosome 8, complete sequence, one region contains:
- a CDS encoding YeeE/YedE family protein, translating into MSRSARPQQQSTEWGLNTTTYLTKAGRSSTGAGPLDSSAFDYGGRIINQGPRYRSIFPSLFNLGFRLYKFDPRQLEEFEDFELPPRITTSSSLNHLQQFVPERSRGTNTYTHTHTPTSTADQAMATTALSGAAFGAALVAAGVYQPSVIIAQLKFENWHMIQAFLAAAASSTVFVLVLDQAGYVRPKPRSPSRLGLFSQYDGNILGGSILGAGMAISGSCPGTVLAQIAVGTKSGVYVLGGAVLAGIMWTGFLQKLLTSNASSAPPENPKLTVHERVGLSRAVAFVGVEALFAGIIYASMKYTPASPYAVVAPTIGGLLIGLAQLFSLLSRKSMLGVSTSYDEIGRYFWWAVQGGGEKGKPSYSNILFSASLAAGAWAVATTYPEFALGAADTAVSPQLAVVGGFLIGLGSRIGGGCTSGHGLSGISLFSTASFITVASMFGAGALVASYL; encoded by the exons ATGTC ACGCTCGGCTCGGCCTCAGCAACAGAGTACAGAATGGGGCCTTAACACTACCACTTACCTGACCAAGGCGGGTAGAAGCTCTACAGGGGCTGGCCCTCTTGACTCTTCGGCCTTTGACTATGGGGGGAGGATTATTAACCAAGGGCCCCGCTACCGGTCCATTTTTCCCTCTCTCTTCAA TCTTGGCTTTAGACTGTATAAGTTCGACCCGAGACAGCTCGAAGAGTTTGAAGATTTTGAACTTCCACCACGCATCACCACCTCATCCTCGCTTAACCA CTTGCAGCAGTTCGTCCCAGAACGCTCCCGCGGCACAAACACATATACACACACTCACACTCCCACATCCACAGCCGACCAAGCCATGGCAACAACGGCTCTCTCTGGCGCCGCTTTCGGCGCAGCCTTGGTAGCGGCGGGCGTCTACCAACCCTCAGTCATCATCGCCCAGCTCAAGTTCGAGAACTGGCACATGATCCAGGCCTTCCTCGCAGCCGCAGCAAGCAGCAC CGTCTTCGTCCTCGTACTAGACCAGGCGGGCTACGTCCGCCCCAAGCCCCGCAGCCCCTCGCGTCTAGGTCTCTTCTCCCAGTACGACGGCAATATCCTCGGCGGCTCCATCCTCGGCGCCGGCATGGCCATCTCCGGCTCCTGCCCCGGCACCGTCCTCGCCCAGATCGCCGTCGGCACCAAATCCGGCGTCTACGTCCTTGGTGGCGCCGTCCTCGCCGGCATCATGTGGACCGGCTTCCTCCAGAAACTTCTTACGAGCAACGCCAGCTCGGCACCGCCCGAGAACCCCAAGCTCACCGTCCACGAGCGCGTCGGTCTCAGCAGAGCCGTCGCCTTCGTTGGCGTGGAAGCCCTTTTCGCGGGCATCATCTACGCCAGCATGAAGTATACTCCCGCCAGTCCCTACGCCGTCGTCGCTCCCACCATCGGCGGACTCCTGATCGGTCTGGCACAGCTTTTTTCACTGCTCTCCCGCAAGTCCATGCTCGGTGTGTCGACTTCCTACGACGAGATTGGACGGTACTTCTGGTGGGCGGTCCAGGGTGGCGGCGAAAAGGGGAAGCCATCGTATAGCAACATTCTCTTCTCTGCGAGCTTGGCTGCCGGCGCGTGGGCTGTCGCGACGACATACCCCGAGTTTGCCCTGGGTGCTGCTGATACGGCTGTCTCGCCACAGCTGGCGGTAGTAGGAGGTTTCCTTATTGGCCTGGGATCGAGAATCGGTGGAGGTTGTACTTCCGGACACGGACTCAGCGGCATTTCTCTGTTCTCCACTGCCAGCTTCATCACAGTTGCCTCTATGTTCGGCGCTGGCGCCCTTGTCGCATCTTACCTCTGA
- a CDS encoding SAP domain-containing protein, with protein MSVSLSSELSSPPSLTQESTLYSEYSPDEEPQTQSRAQAEPKTKPASTKSSFLKYPADIQRLTRRGLCTYGINTGPVPDDTDWAKLTVPMLKEQLAMREMPDDGKKSILVERLENLSTYKPEVVAIRDAPDDKPFGPISKNTSSNGEKRFFVDTADKSHVGSVKKAMKEDMFVIKQSNDSDGGVSIGIRGTGPDTYEVIIGTKTSCTCSSITSQQLQTYNLSGKCYLSLSHPITDEIADVLTHVFRAPAELLPQRTLFSEEIERLIERAPKVRFTAAEASQDPSMSDGIAKSKDGKSCPVCFKDIGEAGTVCCIKCGNHTHSSCFDVYTHQQTGWALTCAVCQTVWSNSVV; from the exons ATGTCCGTCTCGCTGTCTTCGGAGTTGTCGTCTCCGCCCTCCTTGACACAAGAatctaccctctattcggaATACAGTCCAGACGAGGAGCCACAGACCCAGAGTCGAGCTCAGGCCGAGCCCAAGACAAAACCTGCATCCACAAAGTCATCGTTTCTCAAGTACCCGGCCGACATCCAGCGTCTTACACGCCGCGGTCTTTGCACCTATGGCATCAACACGGGCCCAGTGCCAGATGACACGGACTGGGCCAAGCTTACTGTTCCTATGCTTAAGGAGCAGCTCGCCATGCGTGAGATGCCGGACGATGGGAAGAAGAGTATTCTCGTCGAGAGGCTCGAGAACTTGAGCACGTACAAGCCTGAGGTCGTTGCCATCAGAGACGCTCCTGACGACAAGCCATTCGGCCCTATCTCCAAGAACACTAGCAGCAACGGCGAGAAGCGCTTCTTTGTTGACACAGCTGACAAGAGCCACGTTGGTTCTGTCAAGAAAGCGATGAAGGAAGACATGTTTGTAATCAAGCAGTCCAACGATTCCGATGGTGGAGTCAGCATCGGCATCCGTGGGACTGGACCCGATACTTACGAGGTCATTATCGGAACAAAGACATCATGCACCTGCTCGAGCATA ACCTCGCAGCAATTGCAAACATATAATCTGTCAGGGAAATGCtacctttctctctctcatccCATTACTGACGAAATCGCAGACGTCCTGACGCATGTCTTCCGGGCACCTGCAGAGCTACTCCCACAGAGAACGCTCTTTTCCGAAGAGATCGAGAGGCTCATTGAGCGTGCCCCTAAAGTCCGCTTCACAGCAGCGGAGGCCAGCCAAGACCCCTCCATGTCGGACGGTATTGCGAAGTCCAAGGACGGCAAGTCATGCCCTGTCTGCTTCAAAGACATTGGCGAGGCAGGAACGGTGTGCTGCATTAAGTGCGGCAACCACACACACTCATCTTGCTTCGACGTGTATACGCATCAGCAGACCGGATGGGCCCTCACGTGCGCTGTCTGTCAGACTGTCTGGTCGAACTCGGTTGTCTAA